From the genome of Candidatus Eisenbacteria bacterium, one region includes:
- a CDS encoding peptidylprolyl isomerase, whose amino-acid sequence MKSVCLTAAFGVLVAGAAWAADPVTKAPAAKAARPAAKAASDEVAVLDTSKGRMVVEFWEKDAPQTVANFKKLARQGYYDGTGFHRIIKGFMIQGGDPNSKNPNAPNLGTGGPGYTINDEFNAHKHVKGVLSMANTGTPNSAGSQFFIMHGANSGLDGKYTAFGHLIAGMDVLDKIANSSTGPNPGMPNENSKPLEWTTIKSVKITPRAAYNASVAAAKKTEASKPAATRRAGVKAGVGAGVGMDMKAGDTNPAATTPSDETAKPATGEAGDKANPETQTPPQSEGGNEPQGGK is encoded by the coding sequence ATGAAGAGCGTATGTCTGACCGCGGCTTTTGGAGTGCTGGTGGCCGGCGCTGCGTGGGCCGCGGATCCCGTGACCAAGGCCCCGGCGGCCAAGGCGGCCAGACCGGCGGCGAAGGCGGCCTCCGACGAGGTGGCGGTGCTCGATACGTCGAAAGGGAGGATGGTCGTCGAGTTCTGGGAAAAGGATGCCCCGCAGACGGTGGCGAACTTCAAGAAGCTCGCGCGCCAAGGCTATTACGACGGGACGGGGTTCCACCGCATCATCAAGGGCTTCATGATCCAGGGCGGGGATCCCAATTCCAAGAATCCGAACGCGCCGAACCTCGGGACCGGCGGTCCCGGATACACGATCAACGACGAATTCAACGCGCACAAGCACGTGAAGGGTGTGCTCTCGATGGCGAACACGGGCACGCCGAATTCGGCCGGCTCGCAGTTCTTCATCATGCACGGCGCCAATTCCGGTCTGGACGGGAAGTACACGGCGTTCGGGCATCTGATCGCCGGCATGGACGTGCTGGACAAGATCGCCAACTCCTCGACCGGGCCGAATCCGGGAATGCCGAACGAGAACAGCAAGCCACTCGAGTGGACCACGATCAAATCGGTGAAAATCACGCCGAGGGCCGCGTACAACGCGAGCGTGGCGGCCGCGAAGAAGACCGAAGCATCGAAGCCGGCGGCGACCCGGCGGGCCGGCGTAAAGGCGGGCGTGGGCGCGGGCGTGGGCATGGACATGAAGGCGGGGGATACCAACCCGGCCGCGACGACGCCCTCGGACGAGACCGCCAAGCCGGCGACGGGTGAGGCCGGCGACAAGGCCAATCCGGAAACGCAGACTCCCCCCCAGAGCGAGGGCGGGAACGAACCGCAAGGCGGCAAGTAG
- a CDS encoding tetratricopeptide repeat protein, which yields MNHKFHVSRARVAWCGLIAAFLLTATAWAQAGPKQSANPGAKAGPAGPAGAAPPGAVSVEEALQLTKKSPKDPNAYLALGGAYRRTGRYEEAVEAFKKMVALDPKSSTAHASLGAAYMDLKRPVEAEREFQKALRLNPGDPSAHFNLGNYYLTKGRRDDALGEFRRATELKPPLADAWISYALIQGELGKPDDAIAAFKKALEIDSTNVRALTNLGNALYSVQKIPEATALYRKALKYNPRSQEANYNLGVAFADAQIYKQALVYWKRVVEIDSTSEVAENAKSSIQVLEDYLKAQSTGSAPGGAASDGH from the coding sequence ATGAACCACAAATTCCACGTGTCAAGGGCGAGAGTTGCCTGGTGCGGCCTCATCGCCGCGTTCCTGCTGACAGCGACCGCGTGGGCGCAGGCGGGCCCCAAACAAAGCGCGAATCCAGGCGCGAAAGCCGGGCCCGCCGGGCCCGCCGGAGCCGCGCCACCCGGGGCGGTGTCCGTCGAAGAAGCCCTTCAGCTCACGAAGAAATCGCCGAAAGATCCAAATGCCTACTTGGCGCTCGGGGGTGCCTACCGCCGCACCGGCCGTTACGAGGAAGCGGTGGAGGCGTTCAAGAAGATGGTCGCGCTCGATCCCAAGAGCTCAACGGCCCACGCGAGCCTCGGGGCGGCGTACATGGACTTGAAACGCCCGGTCGAAGCGGAGCGTGAGTTCCAAAAGGCGCTCAGGCTCAATCCGGGAGACCCGTCGGCTCATTTCAACCTTGGGAACTATTATCTTACGAAGGGTCGCCGAGACGATGCGCTCGGCGAGTTCCGAAGGGCCACCGAGCTCAAGCCCCCGCTCGCCGACGCCTGGATCAGCTACGCGCTGATCCAGGGGGAGCTGGGGAAGCCGGACGACGCGATCGCCGCTTTCAAGAAGGCGCTCGAGATCGACTCGACGAACGTCCGTGCGCTCACGAACTTGGGGAACGCGCTGTATTCGGTCCAGAAGATTCCTGAGGCGACCGCGCTTTACCGAAAAGCGCTGAAATACAACCCCCGGAGCCAGGAAGCCAATTACAATCTCGGGGTCGCCTTCGCCGACGCGCAGATCTACAAGCAGGCGCTCGTCTATTGGAAGCGGGTCGTGGAAATCGATTCCACCTCGGAGGTCGCCGAGAACGCAAAGAGCAGCATTCAAGTTCTCGAGGACTACCTCAAAGCGCAGAGTACCGGTTCCGCGCCCGGGGGCGCAGCCTCGGACGGGCATTAG
- a CDS encoding tetratricopeptide repeat protein, protein MLTRSARITRVLAAPVFLLAFVGCAAHERPRATADSGPVQAAPQRANSRHQEARRQNEAGNEFLRRGQYDEAEHAFRLALEADPGSLEAVSGLGRVNVQRGRYSEALPLLERATRVSSQIVSAFEALGDAYAATGDLERAAATYRQAVALSPGDLDVRLSLARALTEIGEYSEAEEICSRSIRIARDDPGKLSRVEQEIGEVYSRQGKSPAAMSAYYKAAELNPRDPGVIRGLANCAIRAGLYAEAAAAYTKLLQLAPLDLEAKKQLAWVNFKLERYPLAISHYEAIRDSLGTVDRYYLAQAYAKSNKPDRAVEQFREVVQLDRENYKGVYCNMAYAYYDANRYESAIKIAHEGLQADSTSGCLHFCWAQALDKLGRHADAIPVFEAALDDPAYADAAKRELERQRRIVRLLQSK, encoded by the coding sequence ATGCTGACGCGCTCCGCACGCATCACCCGAGTTCTCGCCGCCCCTGTGTTCCTTCTTGCCTTCGTGGGCTGCGCCGCGCACGAGCGTCCTCGGGCCACCGCGGATTCGGGTCCCGTCCAGGCCGCGCCCCAGAGAGCGAACTCGCGCCATCAGGAGGCGCGGCGCCAAAACGAGGCGGGGAACGAGTTTCTGAGGCGCGGCCAGTACGACGAGGCGGAGCACGCGTTTCGATTAGCCCTGGAGGCGGATCCGGGTTCCCTGGAAGCTGTCTCGGGTCTCGGCCGGGTCAACGTCCAGCGCGGGCGCTACTCGGAGGCTCTGCCGCTTCTCGAGCGCGCCACACGTGTCTCCAGCCAGATCGTCTCGGCCTTCGAGGCGCTCGGCGATGCGTATGCTGCTACCGGCGACTTGGAGCGGGCCGCGGCCACGTACCGGCAGGCGGTGGCGCTCTCGCCGGGAGATCTCGACGTGCGGCTCTCGCTCGCCCGGGCGCTGACAGAGATCGGGGAGTACTCGGAGGCCGAGGAAATCTGCTCTCGATCCATCCGGATCGCCCGCGACGATCCCGGCAAGCTGTCGCGGGTCGAGCAGGAGATCGGGGAAGTCTATTCCCGGCAGGGCAAGAGCCCTGCGGCCATGTCCGCCTACTACAAGGCGGCCGAGCTGAACCCGCGGGACCCAGGGGTGATCCGCGGGCTCGCGAACTGCGCCATCCGTGCAGGGCTCTATGCCGAAGCGGCGGCCGCCTATACGAAACTCTTACAACTGGCGCCGCTCGATTTGGAGGCCAAGAAGCAGCTGGCGTGGGTGAATTTCAAGCTCGAGCGCTATCCGCTTGCGATCAGTCACTACGAGGCGATTCGGGACTCGCTCGGAACGGTGGATCGCTACTATCTCGCGCAGGCGTACGCGAAGTCGAACAAGCCGGATCGCGCGGTCGAGCAGTTCCGTGAGGTGGTCCAGCTGGATAGGGAAAACTACAAGGGGGTCTATTGCAACATGGCGTACGCCTACTATGATGCGAACCGCTACGAGAGCGCGATCAAGATCGCCCACGAAGGGCTCCAGGCGGATAGCACGAGCGGCTGCCTGCACTTCTGTTGGGCCCAGGCGCTCGACAAGCTGGGCCGGCACGCGGACGCGATCCCGGTGTTCGAGGCGGCCCTCGACGATCCGGCGTATGCCGATGCCGCCAAGCGGGAGCTGGAGCGGCAGCGTCGCATCGTGCGACTGCTTCAATCGAAGTAG
- the mnmA gene encoding tRNA 2-thiouridine(34) synthase MnmA yields MYHRAGGRSGAGGSPRSRFQASCRVSHRSLVEKAVTNFIPGNPSTILVAMSGGVDSSVAAAVLAERGHTVIGVTMKLWCYAEGPSPSRGCCTLEAIDDARAVARRMGFAHYVLNLERDFREHVIEDFVGEYLSGRTPNPCVQCNNWLKFGELMRRAESFGCDYVATGHYARRGFDGDGRATLLRATDPAKDQSYVLWGLTQATLRRSLFPLGHLTKDLVREKARALSLPVADKRESQDICFVEGKTYLEFLKQRFPERLSAAKRGVLRDRSGRALGTHEGVHSFTIGQRRGLHVSAGERVYVSAIDASTGAVTVDREEALLKRRARLSRVNYTAGFTPQGPVDLLGKIRYLHTPSPAVLTPAGPGSATVTFAAAQRAMTPGQSLVLYDGDRVVAGGVIEEVAAE; encoded by the coding sequence ATGTACCACCGAGCAGGAGGTCGATCGGGTGCTGGAGGTTCTCCCCGCAGTCGTTTCCAAGCTTCGTGCCGCGTCTCCCACCGCAGCCTCGTAGAAAAAGCCGTGACGAATTTCATCCCTGGGAACCCATCGACCATCCTGGTCGCCATGAGCGGCGGCGTCGATTCCTCGGTCGCCGCGGCCGTGCTCGCCGAGCGGGGGCACACGGTGATCGGCGTCACGATGAAGCTCTGGTGCTATGCGGAGGGCCCGAGCCCGAGCCGCGGATGCTGCACGCTCGAGGCGATCGACGATGCCCGGGCGGTGGCGCGGCGCATGGGATTCGCCCACTATGTGCTGAACCTCGAAAGGGATTTCCGCGAGCACGTGATCGAAGATTTCGTGGGGGAGTATCTTTCCGGCCGCACGCCGAATCCTTGCGTCCAGTGCAACAACTGGCTCAAGTTCGGCGAGCTGATGCGCCGGGCGGAGAGCTTCGGATGCGACTATGTCGCGACCGGGCATTATGCCCGCCGCGGCTTCGACGGCGACGGCAGGGCGACGCTCCTCCGGGCGACCGATCCGGCGAAGGATCAGTCCTACGTCCTGTGGGGGCTCACCCAGGCCACGCTTCGCCGTTCGCTCTTTCCGCTCGGGCATCTGACCAAGGACCTTGTGCGCGAGAAGGCGCGGGCGCTTAGCCTTCCCGTCGCGGATAAGCGTGAGAGCCAGGACATCTGTTTCGTCGAGGGGAAGACGTACCTCGAGTTTCTCAAGCAACGCTTCCCGGAGCGCCTGAGCGCCGCGAAGCGCGGGGTGCTCCGCGACCGCTCGGGGCGCGCGCTCGGGACCCATGAGGGGGTGCACTCCTTCACGATCGGGCAACGCCGCGGCCTCCACGTCTCCGCGGGGGAGCGGGTCTACGTGAGCGCGATCGACGCCTCCACCGGCGCGGTGACCGTCGACCGCGAGGAGGCGCTGCTCAAGCGTCGCGCGAGGCTTTCGCGGGTGAATTACACCGCCGGGTTTACCCCGCAGGGCCCGGTCGACCTCCTGGGGAAGATTCGATACCTTCACACGCCCTCCCCGGCGGTTCTGACGCCCGCGGGGCCCGGGTCCGCCACGGTAACCTTCGCCGCCGCGCAGCGCGCGATGACCCCAGGCCAGTCGCTCGTCTTGTACGACGGGGACCGGGTCGTGGCCGGCGGCGTCATCGAAGAAGTCGCTGCGGAGTAG
- a CDS encoding cysteine desulfurase translates to MSRIYLDHNASTPVRPEVLEAMLPYFGEHFGNASSVHAFGQESKGAIEDARAQVAALLNATPAEIVFTSGGTESDNIGVMGGARALPLKGRHVIVSAVEHDAVRHAADALEREGFTVTRVPPDARGVVAPESIAAAIRTDTALVSVMAANNETGVVQPVAEIGAICAGRGVAYHVDAVQVAGKMPIDVQTWQATLATIAGHKFYAPKGVGALYVKRGFKPVPLQFGGEHEKGRRPGTENVPAIVGLGKACELALQELRDTAPRVARLRDRLEAQIMERVPNVIRHGDGAPRVPNTSHLSFVGAEGEHLILSLDMKGIAVSSGAACKAGSSHPSHVLLAMGVPREIAQSAVRFSLGRCTTEQEVDRVLEVLPAVVSKLRAASPTAAS, encoded by the coding sequence ATGTCCCGCATCTACCTCGACCATAACGCCAGCACCCCTGTTCGCCCCGAGGTCCTCGAGGCGATGCTTCCGTATTTCGGCGAGCATTTCGGGAACGCGTCGAGCGTCCACGCCTTCGGCCAGGAGTCGAAGGGGGCGATCGAGGACGCCCGGGCCCAGGTCGCGGCGCTCCTGAACGCAACGCCCGCGGAGATCGTCTTCACGAGCGGCGGAACCGAATCCGACAACATCGGGGTGATGGGCGGCGCGCGGGCCCTTCCCCTGAAGGGGCGCCACGTGATCGTGAGCGCGGTCGAGCACGACGCGGTCCGGCACGCGGCCGACGCGCTGGAGCGCGAGGGATTCACGGTCACCCGCGTCCCGCCCGACGCGCGCGGAGTCGTCGCGCCCGAGTCGATCGCGGCGGCGATCCGGACCGACACGGCGCTCGTTTCGGTCATGGCCGCAAACAACGAGACCGGCGTCGTGCAGCCGGTCGCGGAAATCGGAGCGATCTGCGCGGGGCGGGGCGTCGCATACCATGTGGACGCCGTCCAGGTCGCGGGGAAGATGCCGATCGACGTTCAGACGTGGCAAGCGACCCTGGCGACCATTGCCGGGCACAAGTTCTATGCGCCGAAGGGCGTGGGCGCGCTTTACGTCAAGCGGGGCTTCAAGCCGGTGCCGCTCCAATTCGGCGGCGAGCACGAGAAGGGGAGGCGCCCCGGCACGGAAAACGTGCCCGCGATCGTCGGGCTCGGCAAGGCGTGCGAGCTGGCGCTCCAGGAGCTTCGGGACACGGCTCCGAGGGTCGCCCGGCTGAGGGACCGGCTCGAGGCCCAGATCATGGAGCGGGTGCCCAACGTGATCCGCCACGGGGACGGAGCGCCGCGCGTGCCGAACACATCGCATCTTTCATTCGTGGGAGCCGAGGGGGAGCATTTGATTCTATCGCTCGACATGAAGGGAATCGCGGTGTCGAGCGGCGCCGCGTGCAAGGCGGGTTCCTCGCATCCGTCCCACGTCCTCCTCGCGATGGGCGTGCCGCGCGAGATCGCCCAGTCCGCGGTGCGGTTCAGCCTGGGCCGATGTACCACCGAGCAGGAGGTCGATCGGGTGCTGGAGGTTCTCCCCGCAGTCGTTTCCAAGCTTCGTGCCGCGTCTCCCACCGCAGCCTCGTAG